Proteins from a genomic interval of Bacteroidota bacterium:
- a CDS encoding redoxin family protein, whose protein sequence is MKKTISLLSVAVVAALVVTAFRPVDITPIATGTAMPMADKAMKDVVSGKDVTLAGEKGATGTLVIFSCNTCPYVIANESRITDAIRIAKRLKFGVVIVNSNEAKRADEDSEAAMAKYAKDQKYNCAYTIDVNSAMADAFGATRTPECFLFDKDSKLVYHGAIDDSPKDAKAAKVNYLNNAMFALQKGGAVETPTTVSVGCTIKRKA, encoded by the coding sequence ATGAAAAAAACAATCAGTTTACTTTCTGTAGCCGTTGTGGCTGCATTGGTAGTTACCGCTTTCCGTCCGGTTGACATTACACCCATTGCCACCGGAACTGCCATGCCCATGGCCGACAAAGCCATGAAAGACGTGGTGAGCGGAAAAGACGTTACACTGGCCGGCGAAAAAGGCGCTACCGGCACACTCGTTATCTTCTCGTGCAACACCTGCCCGTACGTAATTGCCAACGAAAGCCGCATTACCGATGCCATCCGCATCGCTAAACGCCTCAAGTTCGGTGTGGTAATTGTAAACTCAAACGAAGCCAAACGCGCCGATGAAGATTCGGAAGCCGCAATGGCCAAGTACGCAAAAGATCAGAAGTACAACTGCGCCTACACCATCGACGTAAATTCGGCTATGGCTGATGCGTTTGGTGCAACCCGCACGCCTGAGTGCTTCCTGTTCGATAAAGACAGCAAACTCGTGTACCACGGCGCCATCGACGATAGTCCGAAAGATGCCAAAGCAGCCAAAGTAAACTACCTCAACAACGCCATGTTTGCACTGCAAAAGGGCGGCGCGGTAGAAACACCTACCACCGTATCAGTGGGCTGTACAATTAAGCGCAAGGCTTAG